From Apium graveolens cultivar Ventura chromosome 9, ASM990537v1, whole genome shotgun sequence, the proteins below share one genomic window:
- the LOC141684500 gene encoding uncharacterized protein LOC141684500 produces MPSMIAQIRLVSSHPEVYEPCEDSFALVDALLADRSKLLEHQPALCLEIGCGSGYVITSLALILGHVEGGAYYMATDINPYAIQVTSETLEAHRVYAELIRTDIASGLEGRLGGSVDVIVCNPPYVPTPEDEVGRDGIASSWAGGENGRRVIDKILPIADNLLSEKGWLYMVLLTENNPSEVCLQMREKGYASRIVVQRSTEEETLHIVKFWRDSDIQLENNETKSKIRNGNTRDSESFFTQMSRLSFWKRDNEQ; encoded by the coding sequence ATGCCTTCCATGATTGCGCAAATCCGACTAGTGAGTTCACATCCTGAAGTTTATGAGCCATGTGAAGATTCATTTGCATTGGTTGATGCGTTGTTAGCTGACCGAAGTAAGTTGTTGGAGCACCAACCAGCGTTATGCTTGGAAATTGGCTGCGGTAGTGGTTATGTCATCACTTCGCTAGCTCTTATTCTTGGACATGTGGAGGGTGGGGCGTATTATATGGCCACGGATATTAACCCTTATGCAATTCAAGTGACTAGTGAGACACTGGAAGCACATAGGGTTTATGCGGAGTTAATAAGGACTGATATTGCATCTGGATTGGAGGGGCGGTTGGGAGGGTCAGTGGATGTTATTGTTTGCAACCCGCCCTATGTGCCAACTCCAGAAGATGAGGTGGGTCGTGATGGGATTGCATCTTCTTGGGCGGGAGGGGAGAATGGTCGGAGAGTAATTGATAAGATATTGCCTATTGCTGACAATCTTTTATCCGAAAAAGGTTGGTTATACATGGTTCTTTTAACAGAAAACAATCCTTCAGAAGTCTGTCTTCAAATGAGAGAGAAGGGATATGCTTCTAGAATTGTTGTCCAAAGATCAACAGAAGAAGAGACTCTTCACATAGTCAAGTTCTGGCGTGATTCTGACATTCAGCTAGAGAATAATGAAACTAAATCAAAAATTAGAAATGGTAATACAAGGGACAGTGAATCATTTTTCACACAGATGTCTCGCTTGTCCTTCTGGAAACGTGACAATGAACAGTAG